The Glycine max cultivar Williams 82 chromosome 12, Glycine_max_v4.0, whole genome shotgun sequence genome window below encodes:
- the LOC100499641 gene encoding protein kinase family protein isoform X1, with product MKPQLNVAVALVISLLCIQHSFCDEPSDTGLNKWKCRCSSLQGNKIYSLANCSKSCDCHPDAEENASIWTCECDPNGFPKVTADVHNLSCFNACNCTWGTVRKPLGSKKQISSKIVVIFLSICVICTTIAFLTSVVCHVYRRDKGPIQSPMISSDKETSYSSTTNLISHRTSSVPETKVAITSPISHITGCFQKAALLFGSQRETFHGNIIQFSFAELENATENFSTSNLIGLGGSSYVYRGRLKDGSNVAVKRIKDQRGPEADSEFFTEIELLSRLHHCHLVPLVGYCSELKGKNVQRLLVFEYMTNGNLRDRLDGILGQKMDWSTRVTIALGAARGLEYLHEAAAPRILHRDVKSTNILLDKNWQAKITDLGMAKNLRADDHPSCSDSPARMQGTFGYFAPEYAIVGRASLESDVFSFGVVLLELISGRQPIHKSAGKEESLVIWATSRLQDSRRALTELADPQLNGNFPEEELQIMAYLAKECLLLDPDTRPTMSEVVQILSSISPGKSRRRRTIPVSPFQVLNCSVLVWTLNMFLIFQNFWLILRLILAAIIDHPHFVIETNHILTFFYAEHVKEPEDLEKQRQAPPSIFPSRNLLPLDIDHNLHVGNENKDVHTVSSEHLKSLMLFTSKGESWHASDEEMVDLTEPRFESFYMINDNFP from the exons ATGAAGCCTCAACTCAACGTTGCTGTTGCTCTTGTTATTAGCTTGCTCTGTATTCAGCACTCATTTTGTG ATGAACCTTCTGATACTGGACTAAACAAGTGGAAATGTAGATGCTCTTCATTACAAGGGAACAAGATATACTCTCTTGCTAATTGTTCCAAGTCATGTGATTGCCATCCAG ATGCTGAAGAGAATGCATCCATATGGACATGCGAATGTGATCCAAACGGGTTTCCTAAAGTGACAGCAGATGTCCATAACCTTAGTTGTTTTAATGCCTGCAATTGCACCTGGg GAACTGTCAGGAagccactaggttcaaagaaaCAAATTTCGAGCAAGATTGTAGTAATTTTTCTATCAATATGTGTTATATGCACAACTATTGCATTTCTTACCTCAGTTGTATGTCATGTCTACCGAAGGGACAAAGGTCCTATTCAATCACCAATGATCTCATCAGATAAAGAAACAAGTTACAGTAGTACCACCAACTTGATTAGTCATAGGACTTCTTCAGTGCCAGAAACAAAAGTTGCTATAACTTCTCCTATTAGTCATATTACAG gatGCTTTCAGAAGGCCGCTTTGTTGTTTGGGAGCCAAAGAGAAACCTTTCATggaaatattattcaattttcgTTTGCTGAACTGGAAAATGCCACTGAAAACTTCTCAACTTCCAACCTAATTGGACTAGGTGGAAGTAGTTACGTTTACCGTGGTCGGCTGAAAGATGGTAGTAATGTGGCAGTCAAGAGAATAAAAGATCAAAGAGGGCCTGAGGCAGACTCTGAATTTTTTACAGAG ATTGAACTATTGTCTAGACTTCATCATTGCCATCTGGTGCCATTGGTGGGATACTGCTcagaattaaaaggaaaaaatgttcaAAGGCTGCTAGTATTTGAATACATGACTAATGGAAATTTGAGGGACAGGTTAGATGGAATTCTTGGACAAAAAATGGATTGGTCAACTCGCGTTACAATTGCATTAGGAGCTGCAAGGGGCTTGGAGTATCTTCATGAAGCTGCTGCTCCAAGAATTCTGCACAGAGATGTCAAATCAACAAACATTCTTCTGGATAAAAATTGGCAAGCAAAA ATAACTGATCTTGGTATGGCTAAAAACTTGAGAGCTGATGACCACCCTAGTTGTTCTGATTCTCCAGCAAGAATGCAAGGAACATTTGGTTATTTTGCACCTGAGTATGCAATTGTTGGGAGAGCCTCTCTTGAGTCAGATGTCTTCAGTTTTGGAGTGGTTCTTCTTGAGCTTATAAGTGGTCGGCAACCCATCCATAAATCTGCAGGCAAAGAAGAAAGTCTTGTTATATGG GCAACTTCACGCTTACAGGATAGTAGGCGAGCATTAACGGAGTTGGCTGATCCACAATTGAACGGGAACTTCCCTGAAGAAGAGCTGCAGATAATGGCATACTTAGCAAAGGAGTGCTTGCTGTTGGATCCTGACACTCGACCAACTATGAGTGAAGTTGTTCAAATTCTTTCAAGTATTTCCCCGGGAAAATCTAGAAGGAGAAGAACCATTCCAGTGAGCCCTTTTCAGGTTCTTAACTGCAGTGTTCTAGTTTGGACATTGAACATGTTTCTTATCTTTCAAAATTTTTGGTTGATACTTAGACTTATTTTAGCTGCCATTATAGATCATCCTCACTTTGTAATAGAAACAAATCATATCCTGACTTTTTTTTATGCTGAGCATGTAAAGGAACCAGAGGACTTGGAGAAGCAAAGACAAGCCCCACCAAGTATATTTCCATCTCGTAATTTATTGCCACTAGATATTGACCATAATCTTCATGTGGGGAACGAAAATAAAGATGTACATACAGTTTCATCTGAGCATCTGAAGAGTTTGATGCTCTTTACTTCAAAAGGTGAGAGCTGGCATGCATCAGATGAAGAAATGGTAGATTTAACCGAGCCTCGTTTTGAATCATTTTATATGATAAACGACAATTTCCCTTGA
- the LOC100499641 gene encoding protein kinase family protein isoform X3, with the protein MKPQLNVAVALVISLLCIQHSFCDEPSDTGLNKWKCRCSSLQGNKIYSLANCSKSCDCHPDAEENASIWTCECDPNGFPKVTADVHNLSCFNACNCTWGTVRKPLGSKKQISSKIVVIFLSICVICTTIAFLTSVVCHVYRRDKGPIQSPMISSDKETSYSSTTNLISHRTSSVPETKVAITSPISHITGCFQKAALLFGSQRETFHGNIIQFSFAELENATENFSTSNLIGLGGSSYVYRGRLKDGSNVAVKRIKDQRGPEADSEFFTEIELLSRLHHCHLVPLVGYCSELKGKNVQRLLVFEYMTNGNLRDRLDGILGQKMDWSTRVTIALGAARGLEYLHEAAAPRILHRDVKSTNILLDKNWQAKITDLGMAKNLRADDHPSCSDSPARMQGTFGYFAPEYAIVGRASLESDVFSFGVVLLELISGRQPIHKSAGKEESLVIWATSRLQDSRRALTELADPQLNGNFPEEELQIMAYLAKECLLLDPDTRPTMSEVVQILSSISPGKSRRRRTIPVSPFQEPEDLEKQRQAPPSIFPSRNLLPLDIDHNLHVGNENKDVHTVSSEHLKSLMLFTSKGESWHASDEEMVDLTEPRFESFYMINDNFP; encoded by the exons ATGAAGCCTCAACTCAACGTTGCTGTTGCTCTTGTTATTAGCTTGCTCTGTATTCAGCACTCATTTTGTG ATGAACCTTCTGATACTGGACTAAACAAGTGGAAATGTAGATGCTCTTCATTACAAGGGAACAAGATATACTCTCTTGCTAATTGTTCCAAGTCATGTGATTGCCATCCAG ATGCTGAAGAGAATGCATCCATATGGACATGCGAATGTGATCCAAACGGGTTTCCTAAAGTGACAGCAGATGTCCATAACCTTAGTTGTTTTAATGCCTGCAATTGCACCTGGg GAACTGTCAGGAagccactaggttcaaagaaaCAAATTTCGAGCAAGATTGTAGTAATTTTTCTATCAATATGTGTTATATGCACAACTATTGCATTTCTTACCTCAGTTGTATGTCATGTCTACCGAAGGGACAAAGGTCCTATTCAATCACCAATGATCTCATCAGATAAAGAAACAAGTTACAGTAGTACCACCAACTTGATTAGTCATAGGACTTCTTCAGTGCCAGAAACAAAAGTTGCTATAACTTCTCCTATTAGTCATATTACAG gatGCTTTCAGAAGGCCGCTTTGTTGTTTGGGAGCCAAAGAGAAACCTTTCATggaaatattattcaattttcgTTTGCTGAACTGGAAAATGCCACTGAAAACTTCTCAACTTCCAACCTAATTGGACTAGGTGGAAGTAGTTACGTTTACCGTGGTCGGCTGAAAGATGGTAGTAATGTGGCAGTCAAGAGAATAAAAGATCAAAGAGGGCCTGAGGCAGACTCTGAATTTTTTACAGAG ATTGAACTATTGTCTAGACTTCATCATTGCCATCTGGTGCCATTGGTGGGATACTGCTcagaattaaaaggaaaaaatgttcaAAGGCTGCTAGTATTTGAATACATGACTAATGGAAATTTGAGGGACAGGTTAGATGGAATTCTTGGACAAAAAATGGATTGGTCAACTCGCGTTACAATTGCATTAGGAGCTGCAAGGGGCTTGGAGTATCTTCATGAAGCTGCTGCTCCAAGAATTCTGCACAGAGATGTCAAATCAACAAACATTCTTCTGGATAAAAATTGGCAAGCAAAA ATAACTGATCTTGGTATGGCTAAAAACTTGAGAGCTGATGACCACCCTAGTTGTTCTGATTCTCCAGCAAGAATGCAAGGAACATTTGGTTATTTTGCACCTGAGTATGCAATTGTTGGGAGAGCCTCTCTTGAGTCAGATGTCTTCAGTTTTGGAGTGGTTCTTCTTGAGCTTATAAGTGGTCGGCAACCCATCCATAAATCTGCAGGCAAAGAAGAAAGTCTTGTTATATGG GCAACTTCACGCTTACAGGATAGTAGGCGAGCATTAACGGAGTTGGCTGATCCACAATTGAACGGGAACTTCCCTGAAGAAGAGCTGCAGATAATGGCATACTTAGCAAAGGAGTGCTTGCTGTTGGATCCTGACACTCGACCAACTATGAGTGAAGTTGTTCAAATTCTTTCAAGTATTTCCCCGGGAAAATCTAGAAGGAGAAGAACCATTCCAGTGAGCCCTTTTCAG GAACCAGAGGACTTGGAGAAGCAAAGACAAGCCCCACCAAGTATATTTCCATCTCGTAATTTATTGCCACTAGATATTGACCATAATCTTCATGTGGGGAACGAAAATAAAGATGTACATACAGTTTCATCTGAGCATCTGAAGAGTTTGATGCTCTTTACTTCAAAAGGTGAGAGCTGGCATGCATCAGATGAAGAAATGGTAGATTTAACCGAGCCTCGTTTTGAATCATTTTATATGATAAACGACAATTTCCCTTGA
- the LOC100499641 gene encoding protein kinase family protein isoform X4 encodes MKPQLNVAVALVISLLCIQHSFCDEPSDTGLNKWKCRCSSLQGNKIYSLANCSKSCDCHPDAEENASIWTCECDPNGFPKVTADVHNLSCFNACNCTWGTVRKPLGSKKQISSKIVVIFLSICVICTTIAFLTSVVCHVYRRDKGPIQSPMISSDKETSYSSTTNLISHRTSSVPETKVAITSPISHITGCFQKAALLFGSQRETFHGNIIQFSFAELENATENFSTSNLIGLGGSSYVYRGRLKDGSNVAVKRIKDQRGPEADSEFFTEIELLSRLHHCHLVPLVGYCSELKGKNVQRLLVFEYMTNGNLRDRLDGILGQKMDWSTRVTIALGAARGLEYLHEAAAPRILHRDVKSTNILLDKNWQAKITDLGMAKNLRADDHPSCSDSPARMQGTFGYFAPEYAIVGRASLESDVFSFGVVLLELISGRQPIHKSAGKEESLVIWATSRLQDSRRALTELADPQLNGNFPEEELQIMAYLAKECLLLDPDTRPTMSEVVQILSSISPGKSRRRRTIPEPEDLEKQRQAPPSIFPSRNLLPLDIDHNLHVGNENKDVHTVSSEHLKSLMLFTSKGESWHASDEEMVDLTEPRFESFYMINDNFP; translated from the exons ATGAAGCCTCAACTCAACGTTGCTGTTGCTCTTGTTATTAGCTTGCTCTGTATTCAGCACTCATTTTGTG ATGAACCTTCTGATACTGGACTAAACAAGTGGAAATGTAGATGCTCTTCATTACAAGGGAACAAGATATACTCTCTTGCTAATTGTTCCAAGTCATGTGATTGCCATCCAG ATGCTGAAGAGAATGCATCCATATGGACATGCGAATGTGATCCAAACGGGTTTCCTAAAGTGACAGCAGATGTCCATAACCTTAGTTGTTTTAATGCCTGCAATTGCACCTGGg GAACTGTCAGGAagccactaggttcaaagaaaCAAATTTCGAGCAAGATTGTAGTAATTTTTCTATCAATATGTGTTATATGCACAACTATTGCATTTCTTACCTCAGTTGTATGTCATGTCTACCGAAGGGACAAAGGTCCTATTCAATCACCAATGATCTCATCAGATAAAGAAACAAGTTACAGTAGTACCACCAACTTGATTAGTCATAGGACTTCTTCAGTGCCAGAAACAAAAGTTGCTATAACTTCTCCTATTAGTCATATTACAG gatGCTTTCAGAAGGCCGCTTTGTTGTTTGGGAGCCAAAGAGAAACCTTTCATggaaatattattcaattttcgTTTGCTGAACTGGAAAATGCCACTGAAAACTTCTCAACTTCCAACCTAATTGGACTAGGTGGAAGTAGTTACGTTTACCGTGGTCGGCTGAAAGATGGTAGTAATGTGGCAGTCAAGAGAATAAAAGATCAAAGAGGGCCTGAGGCAGACTCTGAATTTTTTACAGAG ATTGAACTATTGTCTAGACTTCATCATTGCCATCTGGTGCCATTGGTGGGATACTGCTcagaattaaaaggaaaaaatgttcaAAGGCTGCTAGTATTTGAATACATGACTAATGGAAATTTGAGGGACAGGTTAGATGGAATTCTTGGACAAAAAATGGATTGGTCAACTCGCGTTACAATTGCATTAGGAGCTGCAAGGGGCTTGGAGTATCTTCATGAAGCTGCTGCTCCAAGAATTCTGCACAGAGATGTCAAATCAACAAACATTCTTCTGGATAAAAATTGGCAAGCAAAA ATAACTGATCTTGGTATGGCTAAAAACTTGAGAGCTGATGACCACCCTAGTTGTTCTGATTCTCCAGCAAGAATGCAAGGAACATTTGGTTATTTTGCACCTGAGTATGCAATTGTTGGGAGAGCCTCTCTTGAGTCAGATGTCTTCAGTTTTGGAGTGGTTCTTCTTGAGCTTATAAGTGGTCGGCAACCCATCCATAAATCTGCAGGCAAAGAAGAAAGTCTTGTTATATGG GCAACTTCACGCTTACAGGATAGTAGGCGAGCATTAACGGAGTTGGCTGATCCACAATTGAACGGGAACTTCCCTGAAGAAGAGCTGCAGATAATGGCATACTTAGCAAAGGAGTGCTTGCTGTTGGATCCTGACACTCGACCAACTATGAGTGAAGTTGTTCAAATTCTTTCAAGTATTTCCCCGGGAAAATCTAGAAGGAGAAGAACCATTCCA GAACCAGAGGACTTGGAGAAGCAAAGACAAGCCCCACCAAGTATATTTCCATCTCGTAATTTATTGCCACTAGATATTGACCATAATCTTCATGTGGGGAACGAAAATAAAGATGTACATACAGTTTCATCTGAGCATCTGAAGAGTTTGATGCTCTTTACTTCAAAAGGTGAGAGCTGGCATGCATCAGATGAAGAAATGGTAGATTTAACCGAGCCTCGTTTTGAATCATTTTATATGATAAACGACAATTTCCCTTGA
- the LOC100781344 gene encoding E3 ubiquitin-protein ligase WAV3 gives MGSKWRKVKLAIGINMCVQVPKTVEHSSSSISSATPFSDRLSPSGDASGHCSVSSITSSASGLRLSRSKSNCSKGTCAICLNSMKAGQGHAIFTAECSHSFHFQCITSNVKHGNRICPVCRAKWKEVPFQSRSSKVSHGINRVNSPRNDSWTTLLGRVPTQQASTAPQLASPNNVAEPAIYDDDDEVLDQQTSVTEDMDEAVHNLVNTMEIRTYPEVSAIAKSASHDNFAVLIHLKAPPHSGRLSNNTESSAQNSRAPIDLVTVLDVSGSMSGTKIALLKRAMGFVIQNLSSSDRLSVITFSCTARRIFPLRRMTDAGKQEALQAVNSLVPNGVTNIVEGLRKGAKVFVDRKWKNPVGSIILLSDGQDSSINSSRINVVNDYRSLVPCSIHRNNGMGLHIPVHAFGFGVDHDATAMHSISEISGGTFSFIEDEDVIQDAFAQCIGGLLSVVVQQLHVEVQCVHRCLQLGSVKAGSYQTSLIDSGKMASIKVGDLYAEEEKDFLVTVNVPVDKSSDEMSLMIVRGIYRDPITKEMVGLGVNSEVKIQRPNVARDVVMSIEVDKQRNRLRATEAMAEARVKAERGDLSAAVSVLERCQQALSETISAKAGDELCISLAAEMKEMQDRMVNQRVYEQSGRAYVLSGLCAHSWQRATARGDSTDSTSFVNAYRTPSMVDMVSRSQTMLLRPPQSANAVKPARSYSDRQRRK, from the exons ATGGGAAGCAAATGGAGAAAAGTGAAGCTCGCTATTGGGATCAACATGTGCGTTCAAGTCCCTAAAACCGTCGAACATTCCTCTTCCTCTATCAGCTCCGCCACCCCCTTCTCCGACCGCCTTTCGCCGTCCGGCGATGCCTCCGGCCACTGCTCCGTCTCTTCGATAACCTCCTCCGCCTCCGGGCTCCGCCTCTCCAGATCCAAATCCAACTGCTCCAAG GGGACATGTGCAATTTGCCTGAACTCAATGAAAGCAGGGCAGGGGCATGCCATTTTTACTGCAGAGTGTTCTCACTCTTTCCATTTTCAATGCATTACATCTAATGTAAAACACGGGAACCGGATTTGCCCCGTCTGCAGAGCAAAATGGAAAGAGGTTCCTTTTCAGAGTCGTTCTTCTAAGGTCTCCCATGGCATCAACCGAGTAAATTCACCGCGAAATGATTCCTGGACAACTCTACTAGGGAGGGTTCCTACCCAACAAGCTAGTACAGCTCCACAACTTGCATCTCCTAATAATGTTGCTGAACCAGCTatctatgatgatgatgatgaagtctTGGATCAACAAACTTCAGTTACCGAAGATATGGATGAAGCTGTTCACAATCTAGTAAACACAATGGAGATCAGAACATATCCTGAAGTTTCAGCAATTGCAAAGTCAGCCTCTCATGATAACTTCGCTGTATTGATTCATCTCAAAGCTCCCCCTCATTCAGGGAGACTCAGTAACAACACTGAATCATCAGCTCAAAATTCTCGTGCTCCAATCGATCTTGTCACGGTTCTTGATGTGAGTGGCAGCATGTCAGGCACAAAGATTGCACTACTGAAACGAGCTATGGGTTTTGTCATACAGAATCTGAGTTCATCAGACCGGCTTTCTGTCATTACCTTCTCTTGCACAGCCCGCCGCATCTTTCCTCTTCGGAGGATGACTGATGCTGGAAAACAGGAGGCACTGCAGGCTGTTAATTCTTTGGTTCCAAATGGTGTTACAAACATTGTTGAAGGCTTGAGGAAAGGTGCCAAAGTGTTTGTTGACCGCAAGTGGAAGAACCCAGTTGGCAGTATCATATTACTATCTGATGGACAGGATTCATCCATAAACAGTAGCAGAATCAATGTTGTAAATGATTACCGGTCACTTGTCCCGTGCTCCATTCATCGGAACAATGGAATGGGTCTGCATATACCAGTGCATGCATTTGGCTTTGGTGTTGATCATGATGCTACTGCCATGCACTCAATCTCTGAGATATCTGGGGGTACTTTTTCCTTCATTGAAGATGAGGATGTGATTCAGGATGCATTTGCACAGTGTATTGGGGGACTATTGAGTGTGGTGGTTCAGCAATTACACGTAGAAGTTCAGTGTGTTCACCGTTGTCTGCAACTTGGTTCGGTAAAAGCAGGAAGTTACCAAACTAGCTTGATTGACAGTGGAAAAATGGCATCTATCAAGGTAGGAGATCTGTAtgctgaagaagaaaaagacttTTTGGTGACAGTCAATGTTCCGGTGGATAAGTCTAGTGATGAGATGTCGTTGATGATTGTTAGAGGTATTTATAGGGACCCCATCACAAAAGAAATGGTGGGGTTGGGAGTAAATAGTGAAGTAAAGATTCAAAGACCTAATGTAGCTAGAGATGTAGTTATGTCAATAGAAGTAGACAAGCAGAGAAACAGGCTTCGAGCTACTGAGGCAATGGCCGAGGCTAGAGTTAAGGCTGAACGTGGTGATTTGTCTGCTGCAGTTTCTGTTCTAGAAAGATGTCAGCAGGCATTGTCTGAAACTATCTCTGCCAAAGCTGGTGATGAACTATGCATCTCTCTTGCTGCTGAAATGAAGGAGATGCAGGACAGGATGGTGAACCAACGTGTTTATGAGCAGTCTGGAAGGGCTTATGTTCTCTCAGGATTGTGTGCTCATTCATGGCAAAGGGCAACTGCACGAGGAGATTCTACAGACAGCACTAGTTTTGTGAATGCATACAGAACCCCTTCCATGGTAGACATGGTTTCACGTTCCCAAACCATGCTTTTGAGGCCTCCACAATCTGCAAATGCCGTCAAACCTGCTAGATCCTATTCTGACCGGCAGCGAAGAAAATAG
- the LOC100499641 gene encoding protein kinase family protein isoform X2, with amino-acid sequence MKPQLNVAVALVISLLCIQHSFCDEPSDTGLNKWKCRCSSLQGNKIYSLANCSKSCDCHPGTVRKPLGSKKQISSKIVVIFLSICVICTTIAFLTSVVCHVYRRDKGPIQSPMISSDKETSYSSTTNLISHRTSSVPETKVAITSPISHITGCFQKAALLFGSQRETFHGNIIQFSFAELENATENFSTSNLIGLGGSSYVYRGRLKDGSNVAVKRIKDQRGPEADSEFFTEIELLSRLHHCHLVPLVGYCSELKGKNVQRLLVFEYMTNGNLRDRLDGILGQKMDWSTRVTIALGAARGLEYLHEAAAPRILHRDVKSTNILLDKNWQAKITDLGMAKNLRADDHPSCSDSPARMQGTFGYFAPEYAIVGRASLESDVFSFGVVLLELISGRQPIHKSAGKEESLVIWATSRLQDSRRALTELADPQLNGNFPEEELQIMAYLAKECLLLDPDTRPTMSEVVQILSSISPGKSRRRRTIPVSPFQVLNCSVLVWTLNMFLIFQNFWLILRLILAAIIDHPHFVIETNHILTFFYAEHVKEPEDLEKQRQAPPSIFPSRNLLPLDIDHNLHVGNENKDVHTVSSEHLKSLMLFTSKGESWHASDEEMVDLTEPRFESFYMINDNFP; translated from the exons ATGAAGCCTCAACTCAACGTTGCTGTTGCTCTTGTTATTAGCTTGCTCTGTATTCAGCACTCATTTTGTG ATGAACCTTCTGATACTGGACTAAACAAGTGGAAATGTAGATGCTCTTCATTACAAGGGAACAAGATATACTCTCTTGCTAATTGTTCCAAGTCATGTGATTGCCATCCAG GAACTGTCAGGAagccactaggttcaaagaaaCAAATTTCGAGCAAGATTGTAGTAATTTTTCTATCAATATGTGTTATATGCACAACTATTGCATTTCTTACCTCAGTTGTATGTCATGTCTACCGAAGGGACAAAGGTCCTATTCAATCACCAATGATCTCATCAGATAAAGAAACAAGTTACAGTAGTACCACCAACTTGATTAGTCATAGGACTTCTTCAGTGCCAGAAACAAAAGTTGCTATAACTTCTCCTATTAGTCATATTACAG gatGCTTTCAGAAGGCCGCTTTGTTGTTTGGGAGCCAAAGAGAAACCTTTCATggaaatattattcaattttcgTTTGCTGAACTGGAAAATGCCACTGAAAACTTCTCAACTTCCAACCTAATTGGACTAGGTGGAAGTAGTTACGTTTACCGTGGTCGGCTGAAAGATGGTAGTAATGTGGCAGTCAAGAGAATAAAAGATCAAAGAGGGCCTGAGGCAGACTCTGAATTTTTTACAGAG ATTGAACTATTGTCTAGACTTCATCATTGCCATCTGGTGCCATTGGTGGGATACTGCTcagaattaaaaggaaaaaatgttcaAAGGCTGCTAGTATTTGAATACATGACTAATGGAAATTTGAGGGACAGGTTAGATGGAATTCTTGGACAAAAAATGGATTGGTCAACTCGCGTTACAATTGCATTAGGAGCTGCAAGGGGCTTGGAGTATCTTCATGAAGCTGCTGCTCCAAGAATTCTGCACAGAGATGTCAAATCAACAAACATTCTTCTGGATAAAAATTGGCAAGCAAAA ATAACTGATCTTGGTATGGCTAAAAACTTGAGAGCTGATGACCACCCTAGTTGTTCTGATTCTCCAGCAAGAATGCAAGGAACATTTGGTTATTTTGCACCTGAGTATGCAATTGTTGGGAGAGCCTCTCTTGAGTCAGATGTCTTCAGTTTTGGAGTGGTTCTTCTTGAGCTTATAAGTGGTCGGCAACCCATCCATAAATCTGCAGGCAAAGAAGAAAGTCTTGTTATATGG GCAACTTCACGCTTACAGGATAGTAGGCGAGCATTAACGGAGTTGGCTGATCCACAATTGAACGGGAACTTCCCTGAAGAAGAGCTGCAGATAATGGCATACTTAGCAAAGGAGTGCTTGCTGTTGGATCCTGACACTCGACCAACTATGAGTGAAGTTGTTCAAATTCTTTCAAGTATTTCCCCGGGAAAATCTAGAAGGAGAAGAACCATTCCAGTGAGCCCTTTTCAGGTTCTTAACTGCAGTGTTCTAGTTTGGACATTGAACATGTTTCTTATCTTTCAAAATTTTTGGTTGATACTTAGACTTATTTTAGCTGCCATTATAGATCATCCTCACTTTGTAATAGAAACAAATCATATCCTGACTTTTTTTTATGCTGAGCATGTAAAGGAACCAGAGGACTTGGAGAAGCAAAGACAAGCCCCACCAAGTATATTTCCATCTCGTAATTTATTGCCACTAGATATTGACCATAATCTTCATGTGGGGAACGAAAATAAAGATGTACATACAGTTTCATCTGAGCATCTGAAGAGTTTGATGCTCTTTACTTCAAAAGGTGAGAGCTGGCATGCATCAGATGAAGAAATGGTAGATTTAACCGAGCCTCGTTTTGAATCATTTTATATGATAAACGACAATTTCCCTTGA